One Staphylococcus simiae genomic region harbors:
- a CDS encoding metal ABC transporter ATP-binding protein gives MLEIRQLNLYLGKKHVLNNITLSIPICGEIIGIMGPNGAGKSSLIKSLIGEFNATGTKLLYGKPIQQQLDYITYIPQKAHIDLDFPINVEQVILSGCYKDIGWFTKPTINNRQKLEQLIDELELRPLKRRQISELSGGQLQRVLVARALMSESEVYFLDEPFVGIDFNSEALIMKKINQLKNLGKLILIVHHDLSKAEQYFDRILLLNRTIRFFGLSEEAMTIERLNETFMSSTDYLDNSQRSDATC, from the coding sequence TTGTTAGAAATAAGACAATTAAATTTATATTTAGGGAAAAAACATGTTTTAAATAACATAACGTTAAGTATTCCTATTTGTGGAGAAATTATCGGTATTATGGGCCCTAATGGTGCAGGTAAATCTTCGTTAATTAAATCATTAATAGGTGAATTTAACGCTACAGGTACAAAATTATTGTATGGCAAACCTATACAACAACAATTGGATTACATTACATATATTCCTCAAAAAGCTCATATAGACTTAGACTTCCCTATTAATGTTGAACAAGTTATTTTATCAGGTTGTTATAAAGATATTGGCTGGTTTACAAAGCCAACTATTAATAATCGTCAAAAATTAGAACAACTTATTGATGAACTTGAGCTTAGACCTTTAAAACGTCGTCAAATTTCTGAACTAAGTGGTGGACAATTACAACGTGTACTAGTTGCAAGAGCATTGATGTCTGAAAGTGAAGTTTATTTTCTAGATGAACCTTTTGTAGGAATTGACTTTAATAGTGAAGCACTCATCATGAAGAAAATTAATCAACTTAAAAATTTGGGGAAGCTTATTTTAATTGTGCATCATGATTTGTCTAAGGCAGAACAATACTTTGATCGCATTCTACTTCTCAATAGAACTATACGATTTTTTGGTCTTAGTGAAGAAGCTATGACAATAGAACGATTAAACGAAACATTTATGTCGAGTACTGATTACCTTGATAATAGTCAAAGGAGTGATGCCACTTGCTAG
- a CDS encoding metal-dependent transcriptional regulator translates to MLTEEKEDYLKAILTNDGDKNFVSNKALSQFLKIKPPSVSEMVSRLEKAGYVETKPYKGVKLSPKGLTYTLDIIKRHRLLELFLIEILKYNWEEVHQEAEILEHRVSDLFVERLDSLLDYPETCPHGGVIPRNNEYQEKYVTSILNYDSGDIVTIKRVRDKTDLLIYLSSKDITIGNEVEIVSKDDTNNIILIKRLDHVVVLSYDNAMNIFAEK, encoded by the coding sequence ATGTTAACAGAAGAAAAAGAAGACTACCTTAAAGCGATTCTTACAAATGATGGTGATAAAAACTTTGTTTCAAATAAAGCTTTATCTCAATTTTTAAAAATCAAACCACCGTCAGTTAGTGAAATGGTTAGTCGGTTAGAGAAAGCTGGATATGTCGAAACGAAACCGTATAAAGGTGTTAAACTTTCTCCAAAGGGTTTAACGTATACTTTAGATATTATTAAAAGACACCGTTTGCTTGAATTGTTTTTAATAGAAATTTTGAAATACAATTGGGAAGAAGTACATCAAGAAGCAGAAATCTTAGAACATAGAGTTTCTGATTTATTTGTGGAACGTTTAGATAGTTTGTTAGATTATCCTGAAACATGTCCACATGGTGGAGTCATTCCTAGAAATAATGAGTATCAAGAGAAATATGTTACATCAATTTTAAATTATGATTCTGGGGATATTGTAACCATTAAACGTGTTAGAGATAAGACTGACCTACTCATCTATTTATCCAGTAAAGATATTACTATAGGTAATGAAGTTGAAATCGTATCTAAAGATGACACTAATAATATTATACTAATTAAAAGGTTAGATCATGTAGTTGTTCTAAGTTACGATAATGCGATGAATATTTTTGCGGAAAAATAA
- a CDS encoding M50 family metallopeptidase: MTALSLFFNTHVQLNIIIIAFIAITYIVVHYYRNRLIISYLDILLNYIPVLTHEFGHVIFNKIAGGRAKDLVIVTSPNERQQTLQQGYAITQSKSIAGQWLTTLGGYIMPPLMLLLGLASSHYTVPSLFVLGYLLIFVYFLVLTSRKLSPIIVIILISTLLYFIVTGGHTDSIQLIASFVYQYILGVLLGEVLQSSWTIIKLTFFRPRVSWDGSALAELSHIPTFIYSTIWIVFNLYSVDILLTFTGVIQ, from the coding sequence ATGACTGCATTATCTTTATTTTTTAATACTCATGTTCAGTTGAACATTATAATTATAGCTTTTATTGCTATTACTTATATTGTCGTTCACTACTATAGAAATCGCCTAATTATTAGTTATTTAGATATTTTATTGAACTACATTCCTGTACTAACACATGAATTTGGTCATGTTATTTTCAACAAAATAGCTGGTGGTCGTGCAAAAGATTTAGTCATCGTCACTAGCCCAAATGAACGTCAACAAACATTGCAACAGGGCTATGCTATTACACAATCTAAGAGTATTGCTGGACAGTGGTTGACTACGCTAGGTGGATACATCATGCCACCGTTAATGCTTTTATTAGGACTAGCTTCAAGTCATTATACTGTGCCAAGTTTATTCGTACTTGGCTATTTATTAATTTTCGTGTACTTTTTAGTATTAACGTCACGTAAATTATCACCTATTATTGTCATCATATTAATTAGTACCTTACTTTACTTCATAGTTACAGGTGGACATACTGACTCAATACAATTAATTGCATCTTTTGTTTATCAATATATACTTGGTGTCTTATTAGGAGAAGTATTACAGTCTAGTTGGACTATTATCAAACTTACTTTTTTTAGACCTCGAGTTTCATGGGATGGCAGCGCACTTGCCGAATTGAGTCATATTCCTACATTCATTTATAGTACCATTTGGATTGTTTTTAATTTATATTCTGTCGATATCCTATTAACGTTTACAGGCGTTATACAATAA
- the tarA gene encoding N-acetylglucosaminyldiphosphoundecaprenol N-acetyl-beta-D-mannosaminyltransferase TarA encodes MTIEEKPDAVKVDILGVHFDNTSMLQMVENIKDFFAQQTTNNLFIVTANPEIVDFATSHHAYRKLINGASYVVADGTGIVKASERLNNPLDSRIPGIELMEECMKIAHVNHQKVFLLGATNDIVERAQHSLQLCYPNITFNHHHGYIDLEDETVIKRIKMFNPDYIFVGMGFPKQEQWIMKQEHQFQQTVMMGVGGSLEVFSGAKKRAPLLFRKLNIEWFYRAIIDWKRIGRLKSIPKFMFKVAKAKRQLKS; translated from the coding sequence ATGACTATTGAAGAAAAACCCGATGCAGTAAAAGTAGACATTTTAGGTGTTCATTTTGATAATACTTCAATGTTACAAATGGTAGAAAACATCAAAGACTTTTTTGCACAACAAACAACAAATAATTTATTTATAGTAACAGCAAATCCTGAAATTGTAGATTTTGCAACTAGTCATCACGCTTATAGGAAATTAATTAATGGGGCGAGTTATGTTGTAGCTGATGGAACAGGCATCGTTAAAGCATCTGAACGTTTAAATAATCCTTTAGATAGTAGAATACCTGGTATTGAATTAATGGAAGAATGCATGAAAATTGCTCATGTTAATCATCAAAAAGTATTTTTATTGGGAGCAACTAATGATATTGTTGAACGTGCTCAACATTCACTTCAACTTTGTTATCCTAATATCACATTTAATCATCATCATGGTTATATAGATTTGGAAGATGAGACAGTCATTAAGCGAATTAAAATGTTTAACCCAGATTATATTTTCGTTGGTATGGGATTTCCCAAACAAGAGCAATGGATTATGAAACAAGAGCATCAATTTCAACAAACTGTAATGATGGGAGTTGGTGGCTCGCTAGAAGTATTTTCAGGAGCTAAAAAGCGTGCGCCACTATTATTTAGAAAGCTTAATATTGAATGGTTTTATAGAGCTATTATAGATTGGAAAAGAATTGGACGCTTAAAAAGTATTCCTAAATTTATGTTTAAGGTTGCTAAAGCTAAACGTCAATTAAAATCATAA
- the tagH gene encoding teichoic acids export ABC transporter ATP-binding subunit TagH gives MNVSVKIKNVTKEYRIYRTNKERMKDALIPKHKNKTFYALDNLSLEAYEGDVIGLVGINGSGKSTLSNIIGGSLTSTSGSIERNGEVSVIAISAGLSGQLTGIENIEFKMLCMGFKRKEIKELTPKIVEFSELGEFIYQPVKKYSSGMRAKLGFSINITVNPDILVIDEALSVGDQTFAQKCLDKIYEFKEQNKTIFFVSHNLGQVKQFCTKIAWIEGGKLKDYGELNDVLPKYESFLQDFKKKSKAEQKAFRDQLDESRFVIK, from the coding sequence ATGAACGTTTCTGTAAAAATTAAAAATGTAACTAAAGAATATCGTATATATAGGACCAATAAAGAGCGAATGAAAGATGCTCTGATCCCAAAGCATAAAAACAAAACTTTTTACGCTCTAGATAATTTAAGTTTAGAAGCATATGAGGGAGATGTTATCGGTCTAGTTGGTATTAATGGTTCTGGAAAATCTACATTAAGTAACATAATCGGTGGTTCCCTAACATCCACTTCTGGATCTATTGAACGAAACGGTGAAGTAAGTGTTATAGCTATAAGTGCTGGATTAAGTGGTCAACTTACTGGCATAGAGAATATTGAATTTAAAATGTTATGCATGGGCTTCAAACGTAAAGAAATTAAAGAATTGACACCTAAAATTGTCGAATTTAGTGAATTGGGTGAATTTATTTATCAACCAGTTAAAAAATATTCAAGTGGTATGCGTGCTAAATTAGGATTTTCAATAAATATAACTGTTAATCCAGATATATTAGTTATTGATGAAGCTTTATCCGTAGGTGACCAAACTTTTGCTCAAAAATGTCTTGATAAAATTTATGAGTTTAAAGAACAAAACAAAACTATTTTCTTTGTCAGTCACAACTTAGGCCAAGTAAAACAATTTTGTACTAAAATTGCGTGGATAGAAGGTGGAAAGTTAAAAGATTATGGTGAATTAAACGATGTATTACCTAAATATGAATCTTTTCTACAAGACTTTAAAAAGAAATCTAAAGCTGAACAAAAAGCATTTCGAGATCAACTTGATGAATCTCGTTTTGTTATTAAATAA
- the tagG gene encoding ABC transporter permease, which translates to MLAIGTVFKEHVKNFYLIQRLAQFQVKLLNHSNYLGVAWELINPVMQIMVYWMVFGLGIRSNAPIHGVPFVYWLLVGISMWFFINQGILEGTKAITQKFNQVSKMNFPLSIIPTYIVTSRFYGHLGLLLLVIIACMFTGIYPTIHIVQLLIYVPFCFFLTASVTLLTSTLGVLIRDTQMLMQALLRILFYFSPILWMPKNHGISGVIHDLMKYNPVYFIAESYRAAILFHEWYFIEHWRLMLYNIGIIAVFFILGSILHMKYRDQFADFL; encoded by the coding sequence ATGTTAGCAATTGGAACAGTATTTAAAGAACATGTTAAGAATTTTTATTTAATACAAAGGTTGGCACAATTTCAAGTTAAACTTTTAAACCATAGCAATTATTTAGGTGTGGCATGGGAATTAATAAATCCAGTTATGCAAATTATGGTATATTGGATGGTCTTTGGTTTAGGAATTCGAAGTAATGCTCCAATTCATGGAGTGCCATTTGTTTATTGGCTATTAGTAGGTATTAGTATGTGGTTTTTCATAAACCAGGGTATTTTAGAAGGAACGAAAGCAATTACACAAAAATTCAATCAAGTATCTAAGATGAATTTTCCACTGTCTATTATTCCAACATATATTGTTACAAGTAGATTTTATGGTCATTTAGGATTATTGCTCTTAGTTATCATTGCATGTATGTTTACGGGTATTTATCCTACAATACATATCGTACAATTATTAATATATGTACCGTTTTGCTTCTTCTTAACGGCATCAGTTACTTTACTCACATCAACATTAGGTGTCCTCATAAGAGATACACAAATGTTAATGCAAGCATTGTTAAGAATATTATTCTACTTTTCACCAATATTATGGATGCCAAAAAACCATGGTATTAGTGGAGTTATTCATGATTTGATGAAATACAATCCAGTATACTTTATCGCAGAGTCATATAGAGCAGCTATATTATTTCATGAATGGTACTTTATCGAACATTGGCGTTTAATGTTGTATAATATTGGTATCATTGCCGTATTCTTTATTCTCGGCTCAATTTTACACATGAAGTATCGAGATCAATTTGCAGATTTTCTTTAA
- the tarB gene encoding teichoic acid glycerol-phosphate primase TarB → MEILIKRVYFLIIKLITIAMFPVRMKQRHITVMMTFPDDMMPIITTLIKEGYNLTIITNKTNNHLLQNLTHTTVINSNQSHIIHQVKALKEAKVVIIDNYYLLLGGFRKNKNQTIIQTWHASGALKHFGLADHQVDHNNKNIVELYKKVYNATDYYLIGSDNMSQCFATAYATNEHQMLKYGLPRLQQYFTTDMKQLKQKLRDQYQINKKLAVYLPTYREDTDNKTLDKVYFEQQLPNYTLISKFHPSVETNDNSQITTSELLIMADLIISDYSSIPIEASLINTPTIFFVYDEEEYEKTRGLNPYYYQIPSAYKVKSEGELIALIRESHTTFLPIFKDWHQYNDENSMTKLINFIESVMNDK, encoded by the coding sequence ATGGAGATTTTAATAAAAAGAGTATATTTTTTGATTATAAAGCTAATCACGATAGCTATGTTTCCAGTACGTATGAAGCAAAGACATATAACTGTAATGATGACTTTTCCAGATGATATGATGCCAATTATTACGACATTGATTAAAGAAGGATATAACTTAACTATCATTACCAATAAAACAAATAACCATTTGTTACAAAATTTAACTCATACAACGGTAATAAATAGTAATCAAAGCCATATTATTCACCAAGTTAAAGCTTTAAAAGAAGCGAAGGTAGTTATCATAGATAATTATTATTTATTGTTAGGTGGATTTCGTAAAAATAAAAATCAAACAATTATTCAAACGTGGCATGCTAGTGGTGCACTCAAGCATTTTGGCTTAGCCGATCATCAAGTTGATCACAATAATAAGAACATAGTTGAACTGTATAAAAAAGTTTATAATGCGACAGATTATTATTTAATAGGTTCAGATAATATGTCGCAGTGTTTTGCTACTGCATATGCAACGAATGAGCATCAAATGTTAAAATATGGTTTACCAAGATTGCAACAATATTTCACAACCGACATGAAACAACTGAAGCAAAAATTAAGAGATCAATATCAAATAAATAAAAAATTAGCAGTATATTTACCGACCTATAGAGAAGATACTGATAATAAAACGCTTGATAAGGTATATTTTGAACAACAATTACCTAACTATACACTCATTAGCAAATTTCATCCATCGGTTGAAACTAATGATAATTCGCAAATTACAACTTCTGAATTGCTCATTATGGCAGATTTAATCATTAGTGATTATAGTTCAATACCGATAGAAGCTAGTTTAATTAATACGCCTACAATATTTTTTGTTTATGATGAAGAAGAATATGAAAAAACACGTGGACTAAATCCATATTATTATCAAATACCATCAGCATATAAAGTTAAATCTGAAGGAGAGTTAATTGCATTAATTAGAGAATCTCACACCACATTTTTACCTATATTCAAAGATTGGCATCAATACAATGATGAAAACAGTATGACTAAATTAATAAATTTTATAGAAAGTGTGATGAATGATAAATGA
- a CDS encoding glycosyltransferase family 2 protein, with the protein MKLTIIVPMLNHEQTIKAALTSINSNENYNIICVDGGSKDRTVEMVEELSRELKNISIIHHHQPSLGSCINRGLMSIEHSEDASNDAFMVLLPNSVVLPSRLNMLTTAFQSDSNIDIVIGQVARDYHGEWRSKTASEMIQSDSLTTLSHQPELLYDMTFNAKLFSTKFLSLRCNEDINLAYSHLFIAKALTKATDIQLVPNIIIGDNSSDRNLSENVEFSKVSSQLRFIRQQVMESLLLQSQKLIYSEVMDINVYNELLQVYLTQHSTLTLEFISEVATYIEFMQQTDYLYSNIFDIVDTVERFGSDWTNETYEIWKNNLVNIGIKRPGLRKFKLQLIAKKIMKLTNDNRR; encoded by the coding sequence ATGAAATTAACAATTATTGTGCCAATGTTAAATCATGAACAAACGATTAAGGCTGCATTGACGTCTATAAATAGTAATGAAAACTATAACATCATTTGTGTTGATGGTGGATCTAAAGACCGTACAGTGGAAATGGTTGAAGAACTATCGAGAGAATTGAAAAACATTTCAATCATTCACCATCATCAACCATCACTAGGAAGTTGTATTAATAGAGGATTAATGTCAATTGAACATAGTGAGGATGCAAGTAATGATGCATTTATGGTTTTACTTCCTAATAGTGTTGTCTTACCTAGTAGGTTAAATATGTTAACGACAGCGTTTCAAAGTGATAGTAATATCGATATTGTTATAGGACAAGTGGCTAGAGATTATCATGGTGAATGGCGTTCAAAAACAGCTAGTGAAATGATTCAAAGTGACAGTTTGACTACTTTAAGTCATCAACCAGAGTTACTCTATGATATGACGTTTAACGCTAAATTATTTAGTACGAAATTTTTATCTTTAAGATGTAATGAGGATATTAATTTAGCATACAGTCATTTATTTATTGCTAAAGCATTAACAAAAGCAACTGACATACAATTAGTACCCAATATTATCATAGGTGATAATAGTAGTGATAGAAATCTATCTGAAAATGTAGAATTTAGTAAAGTAAGTAGTCAATTGCGTTTCATCAGACAACAAGTGATGGAATCATTATTATTACAATCTCAGAAATTAATTTACAGTGAAGTTATGGATATCAATGTTTACAATGAATTATTGCAAGTTTATTTAACACAGCATTCAACTTTGACGCTTGAATTTATCAGTGAAGTTGCCACATATATTGAATTCATGCAACAAACTGATTATCTTTATAGTAATATATTTGATATTGTGGACACAGTTGAGCGCTTTGGAAGTGATTGGACGAATGAAACTTATGAAATTTGGAAGAATAATCTCGTTAATATAGGCATTAAACGTCCTGGATTAAGAAAGTTCAAATTGCAATTAATAGCTAAGAAAATTATGAAATTAACAAATGATAATAGAAGATAA
- the pbp4 gene encoding penicillin-binding protein PBP4, which yields MKKIFTLMLMLILVSVILTPLAQAANSSETPVQVANDYGYSGVTEAYQPTSAINVSQTGQILYQYNVDTKWNPASMTKLMTMYLTLEAVNKGKLSLNDKVKMTDKEYLMSTLPELSNTKLYPGQEWTIADLLQITVSNSSNAAALILANKVSNNTNDFVDLMNKKAKTLGMTNTHFVNPTGAENSRLRSFAPSKYKNEERNSTTARDYAILDQHVIKETPKILHFTKQLAPTTHGVTYYTFNHSLEGAKMSLQGTDGLKTGSSDTANYNHTITTKRGKFRINQVLLGTGDYDNLGGEKQRNMMGNALMEQSFSKYKYQKILSKGEQKINGKTYYVESDLYDVLPADFSKKDYDLVIKDGKVHVDYDRQFINKSTGPPSVEIHKPIVHKANAVAKITWTEHPILAIVGGAITVIALAYLIFKIIHAIFRKRK from the coding sequence ATGAAAAAAATATTTACTTTAATGCTAATGTTAATATTAGTGAGCGTCATATTAACACCTTTGGCTCAAGCTGCCAATAGTAGTGAAACACCGGTTCAAGTTGCAAACGACTATGGTTATAGTGGTGTAACTGAAGCTTATCAACCAACAAGTGCTATCAATGTTAGCCAAACTGGACAAATTTTATATCAATATAATGTTGATACTAAATGGAATCCTGCTTCAATGACTAAATTGATGACTATGTATTTAACATTAGAAGCGGTCAATAAAGGTAAACTTTCATTAAATGATAAAGTTAAAATGACAGATAAAGAATATTTAATGTCTACATTACCTGAATTAAGTAATACTAAATTATATCCAGGGCAAGAATGGACTATTGCTGACCTACTACAAATAACAGTATCAAATTCAAGTAATGCTGCAGCCTTAATTTTAGCGAATAAAGTTTCTAACAATACTAATGATTTCGTTGATTTAATGAATAAAAAAGCTAAAACTTTAGGAATGACAAATACTCATTTTGTTAACCCTACTGGAGCTGAAAACTCTAGATTACGTAGTTTTGCTCCTTCAAAATATAAAAATGAAGAGCGTAATTCTACAACTGCAAGAGATTACGCCATCTTGGATCAACATGTTATTAAAGAAACGCCTAAAATATTACATTTTACTAAACAATTAGCACCAACAACTCACGGAGTAACTTATTACACTTTCAATCATTCTCTTGAAGGTGCTAAAATGAGTCTCCAAGGAACAGATGGCCTTAAAACTGGCTCAAGTGATACTGCTAATTACAATCACACTATCACTACAAAACGTGGTAAATTTAGAATCAATCAAGTACTTTTAGGTACTGGAGATTACGATAACCTTGGTGGAGAAAAACAGCGTAATATGATGGGTAATGCTTTAATGGAACAATCCTTTAGTAAATATAAATATCAAAAAATATTGTCTAAAGGTGAACAAAAAATCAATGGTAAAACATATTATGTAGAAAGTGATTTATATGATGTGTTACCGGCAGATTTTTCTAAAAAGGATTATGACTTAGTTATCAAAGATGGTAAAGTACACGTAGATTATGACAGACAATTTATAAATAAAAGTACTGGTCCACCATCAGTTGAAATTCATAAACCCATAGTTCATAAAGCCAATGCCGTTGCAAAAATTACTTGGACTGAACACCCCATCTTAGCAATTGTTGGTGGTGCGATTACAGTTATTGCTTTAGCTTATTTAATTTTTAAAATTATACATGCAATTTTTAGAAAACGTAAATAA
- a CDS encoding ABC transporter ATP-binding protein, whose translation MKQQNPLFFLFKKLNWPIGLIIAAVTISSLGSLSGLLVPLFTGRLVDKFSVSNMNFGLIGIFAGIFLVNALLSGLGLYLLSKIGEKIIYAIRSVLWEHIIQLKMPFFDKNESGQLMSRLTDDTKVINEFISQKLPNLLPSLVTLIGSMVMLFILDWKMTLLTFITIPIFILIMVPLGRVMQRISINTQSEIANFSGLLGRVLTEMRLVKVSNTERLELDNAHKNLNEIYKLGLKQAKIAAIVQPISGVVMLLTIAIILGFGALEISTGAITAGTLIAMIFYVIQLSMPLINLSTLVTDYKKAVGASNRIYEIMQEPIEPTEALEDSEHVLINEGILSFEHVDFKYDVKKILDDVSFNIPQGQVSAFVGPSGSGKSTIFNLIERMYDIEAGDIKYGNESIYDIPLSKWRRKIGYVMQSNSMMSGTIRDNILYGINRHVSDEELIEYAKLANCHDFIMQFDEGYDTLVGERGLKLSGGQRQRIDIARSFVKNPDILLLDEATANLDSESELKIQEALETLMEGRTTIVIAHRLSTIKKAGQIIFLDKGVVTGKGTHAELLQTHEKYKHFVTSQKLSD comes from the coding sequence ATGAAACAACAAAACCCTTTGTTTTTCTTATTTAAAAAGCTTAATTGGCCAATAGGATTGATTATTGCAGCAGTAACAATCTCATCATTGGGAAGTTTAAGTGGCTTACTTGTACCATTATTTACAGGTCGTTTAGTAGACAAGTTTTCAGTGAGTAATATGAATTTCGGACTCATTGGTATTTTTGCAGGTATTTTTTTAGTTAATGCATTATTAAGTGGTTTAGGATTATATTTATTGAGCAAAATTGGTGAGAAAATTATTTACGCTATTCGTTCAGTATTATGGGAACATATCATTCAATTGAAAATGCCATTTTTTGATAAAAATGAAAGTGGTCAATTAATGAGTCGTTTGACTGATGATACTAAAGTTATTAATGAATTTATATCGCAAAAGCTTCCTAATTTATTACCATCATTAGTTACGTTAATAGGATCGATGGTCATGTTGTTTATTTTAGATTGGAAAATGACGCTATTAACATTCATTACCATTCCTATTTTTATTTTGATCATGGTTCCATTAGGTAGAGTCATGCAGCGAATTTCAATAAATACACAATCTGAAATTGCTAATTTTAGTGGTTTATTAGGTAGAGTACTTACTGAAATGCGTTTAGTAAAAGTATCTAATACGGAACGTTTAGAATTAGATAATGCTCATAAAAATCTTAATGAAATTTATAAATTAGGTTTAAAACAAGCTAAAATAGCAGCTATTGTACAGCCGATTTCTGGTGTGGTGATGCTATTAACAATTGCTATTATTTTAGGATTTGGTGCGTTAGAAATATCAACTGGTGCGATAACAGCTGGTACATTAATTGCTATGATATTTTATGTCATCCAGCTTTCAATGCCGTTGATCAACTTATCTACATTAGTTACTGATTATAAAAAAGCTGTAGGTGCAAGTAATAGAATCTATGAAATTATGCAAGAACCTATTGAACCTACAGAAGCATTAGAAGATTCTGAACATGTGCTAATTAATGAAGGTATCTTATCATTTGAGCATGTTGATTTTAAATACGATGTGAAGAAAATATTGGATGATGTATCATTTAATATTCCACAAGGGCAGGTTAGTGCATTTGTTGGTCCATCTGGTTCAGGTAAAAGTACGATATTTAATTTGATAGAACGCATGTATGATATAGAAGCAGGCGATATCAAATATGGTAATGAGAGTATTTATGATATTCCGTTATCTAAATGGCGTCGTAAAATTGGTTATGTCATGCAATCTAATTCAATGATGAGTGGAACGATTAGAGACAATATTTTATATGGAATTAACCGTCACGTGTCGGATGAAGAATTAATAGAATATGCAAAATTAGCTAACTGTCATGATTTTATCATGCAATTCGACGAAGGATACGATACGCTTGTTGGTGAAAGAGGTCTTAAATTATCTGGTGGTCAACGTCAAAGAATTGATATTGCTAGAAGTTTTGTCAAAAATCCAGATATTTTACTTCTTGATGAGGCAACTGCCAATTTAGATAGTGAAAGTGAATTAAAAATCCAAGAAGCATTAGAAACCTTAATGGAAGGTAGAACTACAATAGTTATTGCACATAGATTATCAACAATTAAAAAAGCAGGTCAAATTATCTTCTTAGATAAGGGCGTTGTAACCGGAAAAGGTACACATGCTGAATTGTTACAAACTCATGAGAAATATAAACATTTTGTAACATCACAAAAATTATCAGATTAA